The following are from one region of the Etheostoma spectabile isolate EspeVRDwgs_2016 chromosome 15, UIUC_Espe_1.0, whole genome shotgun sequence genome:
- the slc6a16a gene encoding sodium-dependent neutral amino acid transporter SLC6A17, which produces MMEKPPLDSNEDEAWLGEGQSETQLTTVCGPDRVETCDADRPAWDSKIQYVLAQVGFSVGLGNVWRFPYLCHQNGGGAFMLLYVFLLLIVGVPLFFMELAAGQSIRQGSIGVWKHISPKLAGIGYSSCMVCFYVALYYNVIIAWSLFYMGNSFQYPLPWERCPIDGTTNDTVKECAGSSPTSYFWFRKALDITNSIDETGEFNPIMTGCLLAAWAIVSLAMIKGIKSSAKVMYFSSVFPYVVLFIFLIRGLMLDGAIDGITYMFYPKLEIWGNVQVWRQAATQVFFALGLGYGSVIAYSSYNPVHNNCHRDALMVSSINFMTSVLASLVVFVVLGFRAKNIALRCVAENLGLLSLMLSHGSNQHLLGPGWPGINMTDPGSVSIAEYSEWYSHHSSMVGPNITDCSLEQEMNKGIEGTGLAFIAFTEVMALFPASPFWSTLFFLMLLNLGLSTMFGTMQGILTPLMDNFSLLGRNRTLLTVSSCALGFLIGLLFTQRSGNYFVTMFDDYSATLPLVIVVIFETISVAWVYGTDRFLDDIEVMLKWRPPVLYKYLWKYVCLLAMVGLLAASLLRMVFKRPTYTAWNQTTASEMTLEYPGWALAMIILLIVVASLPVPIGYIHYTLKNHRVLDTRSEEGGCQEMHRELYTKCSTTEQLDSNSQHRVPSEEAEAHPRTAFLPMGNEHYRLLPQQEVEDDDEQDTVV; this is translated from the exons ATG ATGGAGAAACCTCCACTGGACAGCAACGAGGACGAAGCTTGGCTGGGCGAAGGCCAGTCTGAAACTCAGCTTACGACTGTGTGCGGTCCAGATAGAGTTGAGACATGCGATGCAGACCGACCAGCATGGGACTCTAAGATCCAGTATGTGTTGGCCCAAGTGGGATTCAGTGTGGGCCTCGGTAATGTGTGGAGGTTTCCATACCTTTGCCACCAAAATGGAGGAG GGGCCTTCATGCtgctttatgtttttcttttactgattGTGGGAGTTCCACTTTTTTTTATGGAACTGGCAGCTGGCCAGAGCATTCGCCAAGGCAGCATTGGTGTATGGAAGCACATCTCCCCAAAGCTGGCAGGGATTGGTTACTCCAGCTGCATG GTCTGTTTTTATGTGGCTCTTTACTACAATGTTATTATTGCTTGGAGCTTGTTCTACATGGGTAATTCTTTCCAGTATCCTCTGCCATGGGAGCGATGTCCAATTGATGGAACCACCAATGACACAG TGAAAGAATGTGCAGGTTCTTCCCCAACGTCATATTTCTGGTTTCGGAAAGCCCTTGACATCACAAATTCCATCGATGAAACTGGAGAGTTCAACCCCATCATGACGGGCTGTTTATTAGCTGCTTGGGCAATTGTCTCCTTGGCTATGATCAAGGGCATCAAGTCTTCTGCAAAG GTGATGTACTTTTCCTCAGTCTTCCCGTATGTGGTGCTCTTTATTTTCCTCATCAGAGGGTTGATGTTGGACGGTGCGATTGACGGAATCACATACATGTTTTATCCTAAA CTGGAAATCTGGGGTAATGTGCAGGTGTGGCGGCAAGCTGCTACACAAGTGTTTTTTGCCCTTGGATTGGGCTACGGCTCCGTTATCGCATATTCCTCCTACAATCCAGTCCATAACAACTGCCACAGGGATGCACTGATGGTCTCCAGCATCAACTTCATGACGTCAGTGCTGGCTTCGCTGGTGGTTTTCGTTGTGCTGGGTTTCCGTGCCAAGAACATTGCTCTACGCTGCGTGGCTGA AAATCTTGGTCTTCtaagcctcatgttgtcccatggaTCTAACCAGCACTTGCTTGGCCCGGGTTGGCCAGGGATCAACATGACAGATCCCGGCTCTGTGTCTATAGCTGAATACAGCGAGTGGTACAGTCACCACAGCTCCATGGTGGGCCCTAACATCACTGACTGCAGTCTGGAGCAGGAGATGAATAAG GGTATTGAAGGGACAGGCCTGGCTTTCATAGCATTCACTGAGGTGATGGCCCTTTTCCCTGCCAGCCCTTTCTGGTCCACATTGTTTTTCCTAATGCTGCTCAACCTGGGCCTCAGCACCATGTTTGGGACCATGCAGGGAATCCTCACACCTCTCATGGACAATTTTAGCCTCTTGGGCCGCAACCGGACTCTACTCACCG tgtcCAGCTGTGCTTTGGGGTTCTTAATAGGACTGCTATTCACTCAGCGCTCAGGAAACTATTTTGTGACTATGTTTGACGACTACTCTGCAACTCTGCCATTAGTTATTGTAGTAATCTTTGAAACCATTAGCGTGGCATGGGTTTATGGAACAGATCG CTTCCTAGATGACATTGAAGTCATGCTGAAATGGCGCCCCCCGGTGCTGTACAAATATCTTTGGaagtatgtttgtttgttggcGATGGTTGGTCTTCTGGCTGCAAGTTTGTTGCGCATGGTCTTTAAAAGGCCCACTTACACGGCTTGGAATCAAACCACA GCCTCTGAGATGACTCTTGAGTACCCTGGCTGGGCTCTTGCAATGATTATATTGCTGATAGTCGTTGCCAGCTTGCCTGTACCTATTGGCTACATCCATTATACGTTGAAAAACCACAGGGTCCTTGACACTCGCTCTGAGGAGGGAGGCTGCCAGGAGATGCACCGTGAGTTGTACACTAAATGCAGCACCACTGAGCAGCTGGATTCCAACTCCCAGCATAGAGTCCCTTCTGAAGAAGCGGAGGCTCATCCCAGGACTGCCTTCTTGCCAATGGGCAACGAACACTACCGGCTCTTGCCCCAGCAAGAAGTGGAAGATGATGATGAACAAGATACTGTGGTGTGA